A window of the Natronomonas salina genome harbors these coding sequences:
- the nuoL gene encoding NADH-quinone oxidoreductase subunit L, with translation MAGVFAYAPAIAALPFASFLVALLAGKWLPKRGALSGIIATAMSLGLSLVVLGTVVLTGETYNETLYTFVDASEAFDLTFGLLIDPLSAAMLVIVSLIAFLVHIFSLGYMNDEGETGLPRYYAGLGLFTASMLAFVFSDNLLMAFMFFELVGLCSFLLIGFWFREDAPPSAAKKAFLVTRFGDYFFLIGVVGVLVTFGTAQFAGPEGFPALAEEALGGGESFFGLDAQTWFSVLGLLVLGGVMGKSAQFPFHTWLPDAMEGPTPVSALIHAATMVAAGVFLVARMYGFYALLPTVLAIIAFVGGFTALFAATMGIVKNEIKQVLAYSTISQYGYMMLALGSGGYVAAFFHLTTHAIFKALLFLGAGSVIIAMHHDEDMWNMGGLKDEMRVTYLTFLAGSLALAGIFPFAGFWSKDEVLYESLVHGLGGSPLLLGAWAMGLLAVFVTGFYTIRMVLLTFHGDPRTDTAENPHAVRWNVKFPLSVLGVLAVVAGFINPVPIQKLTGVHTEFLHDFLDSEGAEELLTSAHHYGDLTGEFAGYSSGYVGGGETVTLLVSAGLSLGLAVAGALAAFALYRGAAPARHTEKLGGLHTLLMHNYYQDEYQVWLAEGLTVRVSRAADTFDQGVIDGGVNAVSSVSLFSGDRLRRIQTGTVTNYAAAIALSLLALLVGFALLGGWF, from the coding sequence ATGGCAGGAGTATTCGCATACGCGCCGGCGATCGCCGCGCTGCCGTTCGCGTCGTTCCTGGTCGCACTGCTCGCGGGCAAGTGGCTGCCGAAGCGGGGGGCCCTCTCGGGGATCATCGCGACGGCGATGTCGCTGGGGCTCTCCTTGGTCGTCCTCGGCACCGTCGTCCTGACCGGGGAGACGTACAACGAGACGCTGTACACGTTCGTGGACGCCAGCGAGGCGTTCGACCTGACGTTCGGCCTGCTGATCGACCCGCTGTCGGCCGCGATGCTGGTCATCGTCTCGCTCATCGCGTTCCTCGTCCACATCTTCTCGCTGGGCTACATGAACGACGAGGGCGAGACGGGGCTGCCCCGCTACTACGCCGGCCTCGGGCTGTTCACCGCGAGCATGCTCGCCTTCGTCTTCTCGGACAACCTCCTGATGGCGTTCATGTTCTTCGAGCTGGTGGGGCTGTGCTCGTTCCTCCTCATCGGCTTCTGGTTCCGCGAGGACGCGCCGCCGTCGGCCGCGAAGAAGGCGTTCCTGGTCACCCGGTTCGGTGACTACTTCTTCCTCATCGGCGTCGTCGGCGTCCTCGTGACCTTCGGCACCGCGCAGTTCGCGGGGCCGGAGGGCTTCCCGGCGCTCGCCGAGGAGGCCCTTGGCGGCGGTGAGTCCTTCTTCGGCCTCGACGCCCAGACGTGGTTCTCGGTCCTCGGGCTGCTAGTGCTGGGCGGGGTGATGGGCAAGTCCGCGCAGTTCCCGTTCCACACGTGGCTGCCGGACGCCATGGAGGGTCCGACCCCCGTCTCCGCGCTCATCCACGCCGCGACGATGGTCGCCGCCGGCGTCTTCCTCGTCGCGCGGATGTACGGCTTCTACGCGCTGCTGCCGACGGTACTGGCGATCATCGCCTTCGTCGGCGGCTTCACCGCGCTGTTCGCCGCGACGATGGGCATCGTGAAGAACGAGATCAAGCAGGTGCTGGCGTACTCGACGATCAGCCAGTACGGCTACATGATGCTCGCGCTCGGGTCGGGCGGCTACGTCGCCGCGTTCTTCCACCTCACCACCCACGCCATCTTCAAGGCGCTGCTGTTCCTCGGTGCCGGCTCGGTCATCATCGCGATGCACCACGACGAGGACATGTGGAACATGGGCGGGTTGAAGGACGAGATGCGCGTGACGTACCTCACGTTCCTCGCCGGCTCGCTCGCGCTCGCCGGCATCTTCCCGTTCGCCGGCTTCTGGTCGAAGGACGAGGTGCTCTACGAGTCGCTCGTCCACGGCCTGGGCGGGAGCCCGCTGCTGCTCGGTGCGTGGGCGATGGGCCTGCTCGCCGTCTTCGTCACCGGGTTCTACACCATCCGGATGGTCCTGCTCACGTTCCACGGCGACCCACGGACCGACACCGCCGAGAACCCCCACGCCGTCCGCTGGAACGTCAAGTTCCCGCTGAGCGTCCTCGGGGTCCTCGCGGTCGTCGCCGGCTTCATCAACCCGGTGCCGATCCAGAAGCTCACCGGCGTCCACACCGAGTTCCTGCACGACTTCCTCGACAGCGAGGGCGCCGAGGAGCTGCTGACGAGCGCCCACCACTACGGCGACCTCACCGGCGAGTTCGCCGGCTACTCGAGCGGCTACGTCGGTGGCGGCGAGACCGTCACCCTGCTGGTCAGCGCCGGGCTCAGCCTCGGGCTGGCGGTCGCCGGCGCGCTCGCCGCGTTCGCGCTCTACCGCGGTGCCGCTCCGGCCCGGCACACGGAGAAACTTGGCGGTCTACACACGCTTCTCATGCACAACTACTACCAGGACGAGTACCAGGTCTGGCTCGCCGAGGGGCTCACCGTCCGCGTCTCCCGCGCAGCCGACACGTTCGACCAGGGCGTCATCGACGGTGGGGTCAACGCGGTCTCCAGCGTGAGCCTGTTCTCCGGCGACCGCCTGCGTCGCATCCAGACCGGCACAGTCACGAACTACGCCGCCGCGATCGCGCTGAGCCTGCTGGCGCTGCTCGTCGGCTTCGCGCTGCTCGGGGGGTGGTTCTAG
- the nuoK gene encoding NADH-quinone oxidoreductase subunit NuoK, with protein MVLGTVPAEYYLVLSAAVFCTGLFGVLTRRNALMFLMSVELMLNAANINLVAFAFYWENITGQVFALFTMALAAAEVAIGIGIILVLHRNFDNVDVTEATTLRW; from the coding sequence ATGGTGCTCGGAACCGTCCCGGCCGAGTACTACCTCGTGCTGTCGGCGGCCGTCTTCTGCACCGGGCTCTTCGGCGTGCTGACCCGCCGGAACGCCCTGATGTTCCTGATGAGCGTCGAGCTCATGCTGAACGCGGCGAACATCAACCTCGTCGCGTTCGCCTTCTACTGGGAGAACATCACCGGGCAGGTGTTCGCCCTGTTCACGATGGCGCTGGCCGCCGCCGAGGTCGCCATCGGCATCGGTATCATCCTGGTGCTGCACCGCAACTTCGATAACGTCGACGTGACCGAAGCGACTACACTGAGGTGGTAA
- a CDS encoding NADH-quinone oxidoreductase subunit J: MTTRPRLYGGNKVVGVLALGLFGFLAAVFLTSGFGTAEGFADGSITRSIGYAMFNLPGADIASEGFLVAFITIAVVLDAALDGAVMLATRDEEGDS, encoded by the coding sequence ATGACGACGCGACCGCGACTCTACGGGGGGAACAAGGTCGTCGGCGTCCTGGCGCTCGGCCTGTTCGGCTTCCTCGCGGCGGTGTTCCTCACGAGCGGCTTCGGGACCGCCGAGGGGTTCGCCGACGGGTCGATCACGCGCTCGATCGGCTACGCGATGTTCAACCTCCCGGGCGCCGACATCGCGAGCGAGGGCTTCCTGGTGGCGTTCATCACCATCGCCGTCGTGCTGGACGCGGCCCTCGACGGCGCCGTCATGCTCGCCACGCGGGACGAGGAGGGTGATTCCTGA
- a CDS encoding NADH-quinone oxidoreductase subunit J, whose product MAVVPYETLAFLLFALVTVGAALGVVLVRDVWHSALLLGVALLSVAVHYVMLQAEFLAAMQVLVYVGGVLVLITFAVMFVRRDQAPEQEALP is encoded by the coding sequence ATGGCTGTAGTACCGTACGAGACACTGGCGTTCCTGCTGTTCGCTCTGGTGACGGTCGGGGCGGCGCTGGGCGTCGTGTTGGTCCGGGACGTGTGGCACTCGGCGCTCCTGCTGGGCGTCGCGCTGCTCTCCGTCGCGGTCCACTACGTGATGTTGCAAGCCGAGTTCCTGGCGGCGATGCAGGTGCTCGTGTACGTCGGTGGGGTGCTCGTCCTGATCACCTTCGCCGTCATGTTCGTCCGCCGGGATCAAGCACCCGAGCAGGAGGCACTACCATGA
- a CDS encoding NuoI/complex I 23 kDa subunit family protein has product MIGMLKSMATTMKHALDGEKFTVQYPEDTPDVSPRFRGVHKFSQERCIWCRQCENVCPNDTIQIVTDEQRNGEQYNLHVGQCIYCRLCEEVCPVDAILLTQNFEFTADTKHEMAYNKEQLKNVPWYKDIDPLASREPDRGAWIGEGEGEVDYQ; this is encoded by the coding sequence ATGATCGGAATGCTCAAATCGATGGCAACGACCATGAAACACGCCCTTGACGGCGAGAAGTTCACCGTCCAGTACCCCGAGGACACGCCGGACGTCTCCCCGCGGTTCCGCGGCGTCCACAAGTTCTCCCAGGAGCGCTGCATCTGGTGTCGCCAGTGCGAGAACGTCTGCCCGAACGACACCATCCAGATCGTCACCGACGAGCAGCGCAACGGCGAGCAGTACAACCTCCACGTCGGCCAGTGCATCTACTGCCGGCTCTGCGAGGAGGTCTGCCCCGTCGACGCCATCCTGCTCACCCAGAACTTCGAGTTCACCGCGGACACGAAACACGAGATGGCGTACAACAAGGAGCAGCTGAAGAACGTCCCGTGGTACAAGGACATCGACCCTCTCGCCTCCCGCGAACCCGACCGCGGCGCCTGGATCGGCGAGGGCGAGGGCGAAGTCGACTACCAGTAG